In the Sandaracinaceae bacterium genome, GCAGTGCAGCTCACTCGGGTCACTCATGCGCCGAGCGTCGCACCACGTGGGCGAGCCGTCGAGGCCCGCCCGTCATGGGTCACGGCTGCAGCTGGATGGAGTGAACGGCGTAGTCGAAGGTGCCCATGTCGCCTTCGCGCGCATCGCCCACGCACACCTGGTAGCTGCCGCTGGCCGGACCACCGAGCAGCGTCTCCGCCGACGCCCAAGGCAGCGCGCCGGAGTTGCTGCTGAACACGCAGCTCGAGTCCGGCGCGCACACGATGTCTTCCGTGGCGATGCCCTCGCCCATCGTCTCTGCGCTGGGGTAGGCCACGAGGCCACCCACATGAATCGCCACTCGGGGGCTGGTGGTCAGGTTGGCGACCGCACCCACGCCCGAGCCGCTGCCATCGGCCCCTTCGTTCATCCCGGGCCGGACGGCCAGCGCGTGCGGCTCGCCCGCCGGGTCCACCAGCGCGAAGACCAGGTCGCCCACGTTCGGATGAGTGACACCGAACTGCACATCGAAGCTCAGGACATCGAGCGCCGAGTCCAGGTCGGTGAAGTCGAACGGTCGGCAGGTCATGGAGGCCACGGTCCCGTCGAACGCGCCGTCTGCGATGGCGGTCATGAGCACCTCGCCACCCTCGGACCTGTCTTCCGGGACGGTCGTCGCGCCCAGGTCCAGCGCCACCGAGGTGACGGTCCCAGTGTCACCGCTGGCAGCGTCGCCCACGCACACGCGCCAGGTGCCCGCCACGGGTTCGCGCTGAATCTCGTCGGGGCCCACCGTCGAGACCCCGACGTAGTTGCAGTAGATGTTGTCGCGGCAGGGAGCCTGCGCGGCGGTCAGGTTGGTGCCGAGCGCTTCGGACATGAACCCGCCGATGCCGCGGGCGAACGTGACGGGGTGCGTGGACACCAGGTCGGCTCCGTTGCCCCCGGACAGATCCCCATTGTCCATGGGTGAGGTCAACCCGGGGCGATGCATCAGCGTGCTGACGTGCCCGGAGGGCGCCACCAGCTTGAGCACCAGGTCGCCCACGAAGGTGTGGTCCATGGTCAGCTGCACGCTGAACGCCGTGTTGTTCACGTAGCCGCGCGTGCCCTCGGGGATCACCACGTCGAGGCACGTCATCGACGCGATCGTTCCGTCGTACCCGTTGTCCGTGATGGCCACGGGCGAGGCGGGCGTGGTGCCCTGCATGACGGGGTCCACCGTGCACTCGGTCTCGTTCCGGCCGCGACAGTCTGCCAGGCAGCTGATGCTGCCACCGGTATAGCCGAGCGACTCGCACGAGGCGCTATCCAGGAGGTCGCCGTCACAGGGCTCCCCCTCGTCCAGCTGCCCGTTGCCGCAGAGTTCCACAGGCCCCCCGTCGTCGGGGCTGCCGTCGGGGTTCATTCCAGAGTCGTTTCGACCCCCGGGGCCGCCGCCGCCGCAACCCGCTGCCACCATCGCCACCACTGCCATAACTAGACTCGACTTCATCGTGCTCATTCCGGTTTGGAACCTCCGGCCCCGAGTAGAGCACGGGTCCCTTCTTGGGCACGCTCCCGCAAACACGGGGGGCCACGCGGGGGCCGGGTCCCTCTGGCTCGGCTCTGCGGCATCGGATAGCTTGTGCGCGCCATGAAGACCGCCACCGCCATGCTCGCCGCCGTCGCAGCCGTCACGCTC is a window encoding:
- a CDS encoding proprotein convertase P-domain-containing protein, whose translation is MNPDGSPDDGGPVELCGNGQLDEGEPCDGDLLDSASCESLGYTGGSISCLADCRGRNETECTVDPVMQGTTPASPVAITDNGYDGTIASMTCLDVVIPEGTRGYVNNTAFSVQLTMDHTFVGDLVLKLVAPSGHVSTLMHRPGLTSPMDNGDLSGGNGADLVSTHPVTFARGIGGFMSEALGTNLTAAQAPCRDNIYCNYVGVSTVGPDEIQREPVAGTWRVCVGDAASGDTGTVTSVALDLGATTVPEDRSEGGEVLMTAIADGAFDGTVASMTCRPFDFTDLDSALDVLSFDVQFGVTHPNVGDLVFALVDPAGEPHALAVRPGMNEGADGSGSGVGAVANLTTSPRVAIHVGGLVAYPSAETMGEGIATEDIVCAPDSSCVFSSNSGALPWASAETLLGGPASGSYQVCVGDAREGDMGTFDYAVHSIQLQP